Proteins encoded by one window of Burkholderia plantarii:
- a CDS encoding LysR family transcriptional regulator: MDRLLLMTCFARAVETGSFSAAARDLGLGQPNVSRHVAALETHLNARLLHRSTRRLSLTPEGERYYAQVRRILDAVDESESSFHAGVEPHGLLRVACPTALAHAFVLPNVAAFLARHRGIELDLQIGDRYVNLIDEGVELAIRIGHLDDSALRARRVGRFERGCVASRAYLAQRGVPATPAALGDHDCIVYTLLASGHLWRFRDAEVAVSGRLRVNSPQAVREAVEAGLGIAYGPRWLFEAGLAAGRLQWLLDEHVPPPVPIHLLYVENRLLPRRAIAFMDFFSEVFAAVPALNVADTARS; the protein is encoded by the coding sequence ATGGACCGCCTGCTATTGATGACCTGCTTCGCGCGCGCGGTGGAGACGGGCAGCTTCTCGGCCGCCGCGCGCGATCTCGGGCTGGGGCAGCCGAACGTGAGCCGCCACGTCGCGGCGCTGGAGACGCATCTGAACGCGCGGCTGCTGCATCGCTCCACGCGCCGGCTGTCGCTGACGCCCGAGGGCGAGCGCTATTACGCGCAGGTGCGGCGCATCCTCGACGCCGTCGATGAGTCGGAGTCGTCGTTCCACGCCGGCGTCGAGCCCCACGGGCTGCTGCGCGTGGCCTGCCCGACCGCGCTGGCCCATGCGTTCGTGCTGCCGAACGTGGCGGCTTTTCTCGCGCGCCATCGCGGCATCGAACTCGACCTGCAGATCGGCGACCGCTACGTGAACCTGATCGACGAAGGCGTCGAGCTGGCGATCCGGATCGGCCATCTGGACGACAGCGCGCTGCGCGCGCGCCGCGTCGGCCGGTTCGAGCGCGGCTGCGTGGCGAGCCGCGCCTATCTCGCGCAACGCGGCGTGCCGGCAACGCCGGCGGCGCTCGGCGATCACGACTGCATCGTCTACACGCTGCTCGCGTCGGGCCATCTCTGGCGCTTTCGCGACGCCGAGGTGGCGGTGTCGGGCCGGCTGCGCGTGAACTCGCCCCAGGCAGTGCGGGAGGCGGTGGAGGCGGGCCTCGGCATCGCCTACGGCCCGCGCTGGCTGTTCGAGGCGGGCCTCGCGGCCGGGCGGCTGCAGTGGCTGCTCGACGAGCACGTGCCGCCGCCCGTGCCGATCCACCTGCTCTATGTCGAGAACCGCCTGCTGCCGCGGCGCGCCATCGCGTTCATGGACTTCTTCAGCGAAGTGTTCGCGGCGGTGCCGGCACTGAACGTCGCCGACACCGCTCGCTCCTGA
- a CDS encoding SDR family oxidoreductase encodes MSRLQGKRTLITGGTSGIGLETARQFLAEGARVIVTGNQPDSIERARAELGPEVRVLRADSASVADQQQLARTVAEHYGQLDVAFLNAGVAVWAAVEQWDEAGFDRSFAINVKGPYFLIQALLPVFANPASVIHNTSINAHAGAARSSVYAATKAALLSLAKTLSGELLARGIRVNAVSPGPVDTPLYDKLGIPEAYREQVEREIVATIPSGRLGTPGEVAKAVLYLASDESRWTVGAELVVDGGRLLNG; translated from the coding sequence ATGTCCCGCTTGCAAGGCAAACGCACGCTGATCACCGGCGGCACCAGCGGTATCGGCCTCGAGACGGCCCGGCAGTTTCTCGCCGAGGGCGCGCGCGTGATCGTCACCGGCAACCAGCCCGACAGCATCGAGCGCGCGCGCGCCGAACTCGGCCCGGAGGTGCGCGTGCTGCGCGCCGATTCGGCCAGCGTGGCCGACCAGCAGCAGCTCGCGCGCACTGTTGCCGAGCATTACGGCCAGCTCGACGTCGCGTTCCTGAACGCCGGCGTGGCGGTCTGGGCAGCCGTCGAGCAGTGGGACGAGGCTGGCTTCGACCGCTCGTTCGCGATCAACGTGAAGGGGCCGTACTTCCTGATCCAGGCGCTGCTGCCCGTGTTCGCGAATCCCGCCTCGGTGATCCACAACACCTCGATCAACGCGCACGCGGGCGCCGCGCGCTCGTCGGTGTACGCGGCGACCAAGGCCGCGCTCCTGAGCCTCGCGAAGACGTTGTCGGGCGAACTGCTCGCGCGCGGCATCCGCGTCAACGCCGTGAGCCCCGGGCCGGTGGACACGCCGCTCTACGACAAGCTCGGCATCCCCGAGGCCTATCGCGAGCAGGTCGAGCGCGAGATCGTCGCGACCATTCCGTCCGGCCGCCTCGGCACGCCCGGGGAGGTGGCGAAGGCCGTGCTGT